Proteins from a single region of Lujinxingia litoralis:
- a CDS encoding PQQ-binding-like beta-propeller repeat protein, whose protein sequence is MRLYMENGQQFWDAQVMEDGEVTIESGEVGGETTRSQESYANRDEAMAAVRAEAVARAREGWAEMLPPSARWQPEETLGPWYDTDFFKTLESFESVEAREPGDYVARVESYHAMQSPAELARFMAWRAAHATDYCNYGEWRIWEEDAWIPSPDEGNLFEQLALLDQRNYLGTAMVEYFASLICLGSAGNGDVYFAARDFRDSNRAEVLIWDHEEQFPYAFADGLSTLAWVNRVYTELEVQQEEGAVDEERIGELMTPVADRASLTWHYRDQMEIGGVTPEYEVKSAGLFMYVRAIYLVRLLQGRGAREGAEHFYETVHEGLTFKDAVEGPYLDRVVSTALYWLWRLFFFKREEELARCLEVCREHASPLVRDAVALIEELEAGRGQLGAIEDIHALREEFVALDLDPARAAERAVEQAAREQAEREAEEAQEQRAQELVATHSPEELAAMAIDELGSPLVLAAIREVVERDLPQAAPLFGKLRARDASERNFTPTERLELEEALTQMGPWRIPALLTAPFPRLALAAKAALRADAHTRKRVVELASWFLGVGTEYFREERQAVYALTILGEREAVPTFLKMLDELIWAPEDWSAEIKQKDVVWALLDGVGQLGDASCVAPMVALLKRAPESVLPRLLVNLGRLGGQEATEALIPALATRFSRPAMVGLSRCGTQGAIEALKAHLAPQVGELELLYEKVMLAYAQVARGGALDEALVYQALSVIEPNKYEDRELQSTLAELLPSLGDRARAVHEAELLLQHPYAEVRQAALGALETMGQQVELRFADRVTVDELVAARDVEALIGLLEDPHAIFLHNVIASVAEHELDDEALIQACVDWARRVPLRYEHYLYGYVRDEHQVAEDVIAALAALNHESADRLLGALLGAGNVMYREADTFKYDYDGAATRVQRYISAPVDAAEEAAPGWRFESLSVSPGVVGVNVNALAWSPDGQWLAVGSEEGARLLDREGLEVRRFASAMGWIYDVGFNPEGSLLAVGAHGGHLQLLDPRSGAMVANLKPAEGHSGGVRKLAFSPSGQWLASVSDDQTLRLWDVRGVSEAVGAGFVAGSSPVPVEHVWTYEDRDDVNGVAWIDEERLVIITDNATHFIAREATGPQVTVKKHGGADVAVDVSRQRVYAAGVTKVRVFDLEGAELEEETIKQGGVARVRVGASGDVLYLASWAGAQCGVTRVDISAPAKPRRKRFKGHQDDEVFGMDLHPLTGEVYAAGRLRRVLAWSPEGQPLGEDAAPYHTDEVSGIICSEHFIYTASDDGTAIEWDRQSGRARRAFTPSCDERVCAVGLSEDGLTLVLSGSEFAAAFDLASGKELWVREIGRAEHLAVVGNEVVVADDDGLVWLSLEDGTRLHASGSFADSFVFFWERIDAKHLACAGYDDRQLFIWDLERREQVGTFMLPPTERGSIYGLAAGDGRLAISRWDNSVVVLDAGSGELVARVHTGESLPNPRWSPDGESLLAGEYALVEFDGGTYQRRGTSPVPAKISCLHVVDADRVLVGGAGGGLWWAHRA, encoded by the coding sequence ATGCGTTTGTATATGGAGAATGGGCAGCAGTTCTGGGATGCGCAGGTCATGGAGGATGGGGAGGTCACCATCGAGAGCGGGGAGGTGGGCGGGGAGACGACCCGGAGTCAGGAGAGCTACGCGAATCGCGACGAGGCGATGGCCGCGGTGCGGGCAGAGGCCGTAGCGCGGGCCCGGGAGGGCTGGGCCGAGATGCTCCCGCCCTCGGCTCGCTGGCAGCCCGAGGAGACACTGGGGCCCTGGTACGACACCGATTTCTTCAAGACGTTGGAGTCCTTTGAGTCGGTGGAGGCCCGTGAGCCCGGCGACTACGTTGCCCGGGTCGAGAGCTACCACGCCATGCAGTCGCCCGCGGAATTGGCTCGTTTTATGGCCTGGCGAGCGGCCCACGCCACTGACTACTGCAACTATGGCGAGTGGCGGATCTGGGAGGAGGATGCCTGGATTCCTTCGCCGGACGAGGGGAACCTCTTTGAGCAGCTGGCGCTCCTGGACCAGAGAAACTACCTGGGGACGGCGATGGTGGAGTACTTCGCCAGCCTGATCTGCCTGGGCAGCGCCGGCAACGGGGACGTGTATTTTGCCGCCCGGGATTTTCGCGATTCGAATCGCGCCGAGGTGCTGATCTGGGATCACGAGGAGCAGTTCCCCTATGCCTTTGCCGACGGCCTCTCGACGCTGGCCTGGGTCAACCGGGTGTACACGGAGCTGGAGGTGCAGCAGGAGGAGGGGGCGGTGGATGAGGAGCGCATCGGCGAGTTGATGACGCCGGTGGCCGATCGCGCCTCGTTGACCTGGCATTATCGCGATCAGATGGAGATCGGTGGCGTGACGCCGGAGTACGAGGTGAAGAGCGCCGGGCTTTTTATGTACGTCCGCGCGATCTACCTGGTGCGTCTGCTTCAGGGGCGCGGCGCGCGTGAGGGCGCGGAGCACTTCTATGAGACGGTCCACGAAGGGCTCACCTTTAAGGACGCGGTGGAAGGACCCTATCTGGATCGCGTGGTTTCGACGGCGCTCTACTGGTTGTGGCGGCTCTTCTTCTTCAAGAGGGAGGAGGAGCTGGCCCGCTGCCTGGAGGTGTGTCGTGAGCACGCCTCTCCGCTGGTGCGGGACGCGGTGGCGTTGATCGAGGAGCTGGAGGCCGGGCGCGGGCAGCTCGGTGCCATCGAGGACATTCACGCGCTGCGGGAGGAGTTTGTGGCCCTGGACCTCGATCCGGCGCGGGCCGCCGAGCGTGCGGTCGAGCAGGCCGCCCGGGAGCAGGCCGAGCGGGAAGCCGAGGAGGCCCAGGAGCAGCGAGCGCAAGAACTGGTGGCGACGCACTCGCCAGAGGAACTCGCCGCGATGGCGATCGATGAGCTGGGGAGCCCCCTGGTGCTGGCGGCGATCCGCGAGGTGGTGGAGCGGGATCTGCCCCAGGCCGCGCCGCTCTTTGGCAAGCTCCGGGCGCGGGACGCCTCGGAGCGGAACTTCACGCCTACCGAGCGCCTGGAGCTGGAAGAGGCGCTCACGCAGATGGGGCCCTGGCGGATTCCGGCGCTCTTGACCGCGCCTTTTCCGCGGCTGGCGCTGGCGGCGAAGGCCGCGCTTCGGGCCGACGCGCACACCCGCAAGCGCGTGGTCGAGCTCGCCAGTTGGTTCCTCGGTGTGGGCACGGAGTATTTTCGGGAGGAGCGCCAGGCCGTCTATGCGCTCACCATTCTGGGGGAGCGCGAGGCGGTTCCGACCTTTTTGAAGATGCTCGACGAGCTGATCTGGGCGCCGGAGGACTGGAGCGCGGAGATCAAGCAGAAGGATGTGGTCTGGGCGCTGCTCGACGGGGTCGGGCAGCTGGGGGATGCCAGCTGCGTGGCGCCGATGGTGGCGTTGCTTAAGCGCGCGCCCGAGAGTGTGCTCCCGCGCCTGCTGGTGAACCTGGGGAGGCTCGGCGGGCAGGAGGCCACCGAGGCGCTGATCCCGGCGCTGGCCACGCGCTTTAGCCGCCCGGCGATGGTGGGGCTGTCTCGCTGTGGCACTCAAGGGGCTATTGAGGCGCTCAAGGCGCATCTGGCCCCCCAGGTGGGCGAGCTGGAGCTGCTCTATGAAAAGGTGATGCTGGCGTACGCGCAGGTGGCCCGGGGAGGCGCGCTGGACGAGGCGCTGGTCTACCAGGCCTTGAGCGTGATTGAGCCGAACAAGTACGAGGATCGCGAGCTTCAGAGCACGCTGGCCGAGCTCCTGCCCTCGCTTGGTGACCGGGCCCGGGCGGTGCACGAGGCCGAGCTCTTGCTTCAGCATCCCTACGCCGAGGTGCGCCAGGCGGCGCTCGGAGCGCTGGAGACGATGGGGCAGCAGGTGGAGCTGCGCTTTGCCGATCGCGTCACCGTCGATGAGCTGGTGGCAGCCAGGGATGTGGAGGCGTTGATCGGGCTGCTCGAAGACCCGCACGCGATCTTTTTGCATAACGTCATCGCGTCGGTGGCCGAGCATGAGCTCGACGACGAGGCGCTCATCCAGGCCTGCGTGGACTGGGCGCGTCGGGTGCCCCTGCGTTATGAGCACTACCTCTACGGGTACGTCCGCGATGAGCATCAGGTTGCCGAAGATGTGATCGCGGCGCTGGCGGCGTTGAACCACGAGAGCGCCGACCGCCTCCTGGGGGCGCTGCTGGGTGCGGGCAACGTGATGTATCGGGAGGCCGACACGTTTAAGTACGACTACGACGGCGCGGCCACCCGGGTTCAACGCTACATCTCGGCGCCGGTGGACGCGGCCGAGGAGGCGGCCCCGGGGTGGCGCTTTGAATCGCTGAGCGTCAGCCCGGGGGTGGTGGGAGTCAATGTCAACGCGCTGGCCTGGTCGCCCGATGGTCAGTGGCTGGCCGTGGGCAGCGAGGAGGGCGCGCGCCTTCTGGATCGCGAGGGGCTGGAGGTGCGGCGCTTTGCCAGCGCGATGGGCTGGATCTACGACGTGGGCTTCAACCCCGAAGGCTCGCTGCTGGCGGTGGGGGCTCACGGGGGGCACCTGCAGCTGCTCGATCCGAGGAGCGGGGCGATGGTCGCCAACCTCAAGCCCGCCGAGGGACACTCCGGCGGGGTGCGCAAGCTGGCGTTTTCGCCCTCGGGGCAGTGGCTGGCGTCGGTCTCCGACGATCAGACGCTGCGTCTGTGGGATGTGCGCGGTGTTAGCGAGGCGGTGGGCGCGGGGTTTGTGGCAGGGAGCTCGCCGGTCCCGGTGGAACACGTCTGGACCTATGAGGATCGCGATGACGTCAACGGCGTGGCCTGGATCGATGAGGAGCGCCTGGTCATCATCACCGACAACGCCACGCACTTCATCGCCCGGGAGGCCACCGGCCCGCAGGTCACGGTGAAGAAGCACGGCGGCGCCGATGTGGCGGTGGATGTGTCGCGCCAGCGCGTGTATGCGGCCGGAGTGACGAAGGTGCGGGTTTTCGATCTGGAGGGCGCGGAGCTTGAGGAGGAGACGATCAAGCAGGGCGGCGTTGCCCGGGTGCGGGTGGGGGCCTCGGGCGATGTGCTCTACCTGGCCTCCTGGGCCGGTGCGCAGTGTGGGGTAACCCGTGTCGACATCTCCGCGCCGGCCAAACCCCGTCGCAAGCGTTTTAAAGGTCATCAGGATGACGAGGTCTTCGGAATGGACCTCCATCCGCTGACCGGCGAGGTGTATGCGGCGGGCCGGCTCAGACGAGTTCTGGCCTGGTCACCCGAGGGGCAGCCGCTGGGAGAAGATGCCGCGCCTTACCACACCGACGAAGTCAGCGGCATCATCTGCAGCGAGCACTTCATCTACACCGCCAGTGACGATGGCACGGCCATCGAGTGGGATCGCCAGAGCGGGCGTGCGCGGCGGGCCTTTACCCCCTCGTGTGACGAACGGGTCTGCGCGGTAGGACTCTCGGAGGATGGCCTGACCCTGGTGCTCTCGGGGAGCGAGTTTGCGGCGGCCTTCGACCTGGCAAGCGGCAAGGAGCTGTGGGTGCGTGAGATCGGCAGAGCCGAGCACCTGGCGGTGGTCGGCAATGAGGTGGTGGTCGCCGACGACGATGGCCTGGTGTGGCTCTCACTGGAAGATGGCACCAGGCTGCATGCCAGTGGGTCTTTTGCCGATTCGTTTGTGTTTTTCTGGGAGCGAATCGACGCGAAGCATCTGGCCTGTGCCGGGTACGACGACCGTCAGCTCTTTATCTGGGATCTGGAGCGTCGGGAGCAGGTCGGGACCTTTATGTTGCCTCCCACCGAAAGGGGGAGCATCTACGGGCTGGCGGCGGGCGATGGTCGCCTGGCGATCTCGCGCTGGGACAACTCGGTGGTGGTGCTCGATGCCGGCAGCGGCGAGCTGGTAGCGCGGGTTCATACGGGAGAATCGCTGCCGAACCCGCGCTGGAGTCCCGATGGCGAGTCGCTTCTGGCCGGGGAGTACGCGCTGGTGGAGTTTGACGGGGGTACGTACCAGCGCCGGGGCACGTCGCCGGTGCCGGCAAAGATCAGCTGCCTGCACGTTGTGGATGCCGATCGTGTGCTGGTGGGCGGCGCCGGCGGCGGTTTGTGGTGGGCCCACCGCGCTTAA
- a CDS encoding CDP-alcohol phosphatidyltransferase family protein — MASLLESIRDVYRASRKKEDIAWNVYVARPIAAILVALLRPTPLTPNQVTFLGVAIFFVAGAAFIALPGAWGFLVGALLVQFSYLFDCADGQLARLKSMTSEVGSHLDFLMDELKAMILAGSLGIRLWMLDGQAYWLLLATAGVFLVGAATSLTNFVRRPEYAGVEIRPGDSARKRAMPTSLIGKVLWLAEAIARYFVHYPSWILWVALAAFVLPFDAAIVFLALYLGVYLVYLARTTLAILLKLAHPGFYRS; from the coding sequence ATGGCCTCGCTCCTCGAATCGATCCGCGACGTGTACCGGGCGTCCCGCAAAAAAGAAGACATCGCCTGGAACGTGTACGTCGCGCGCCCCATCGCGGCGATCCTGGTGGCGCTCTTGCGCCCCACTCCCCTCACCCCCAACCAGGTGACCTTTCTGGGCGTGGCGATCTTCTTTGTGGCCGGCGCGGCCTTTATCGCCCTGCCCGGCGCCTGGGGATTTCTGGTGGGGGCGCTGCTGGTCCAGTTCTCCTACCTCTTTGATTGCGCCGACGGGCAGCTGGCGCGCCTCAAATCCATGACCTCGGAGGTGGGCTCGCACCTGGACTTTTTGATGGACGAGCTCAAAGCCATGATCCTGGCCGGCTCCCTGGGCATCCGCCTGTGGATGCTCGACGGCCAGGCCTACTGGCTCCTTCTGGCCACCGCCGGCGTCTTCTTGGTGGGAGCGGCCACCTCGCTGACCAACTTTGTGCGCCGCCCCGAATACGCCGGCGTCGAGATCCGGCCGGGAGACTCCGCCCGCAAACGCGCCATGCCGACCTCACTCATCGGCAAAGTCCTGTGGCTGGCCGAGGCCATCGCCCGCTACTTCGTGCACTACCCCTCCTGGATCCTGTGGGTTGCCCTGGCGGCCTTTGTCCTTCCCTTTGACGCAGCGATCGTCTTTCTGGCGCTCTACCTGGGCGTCTACCTGGTGTATCTAGCCCGCACCACCCTGGCGATCCTGCTTAAACTCGCACACCCGGGGTTCTACCGATCATGA
- a CDS encoding NTP transferase domain-containing protein codes for MRAIIIAAGRGSRLQHHTDERPKCMVRVGERSILDHQLEAYRAHGVDDLHIIRGYLAERLVVPGATYHHNARWPENNILQSLFCAEEAIEGPLLISYSDIVFGPPVVKAALSTEHDITLVIDRQWHRAYQGRHDHPVEQAELARVDQGLVRRVGKHVGPEGALGEFIGLTYLSERGAHQLREAFARVRQRLDLDAIFRNQRTFQKAYLCDLFEELIDQGVSIGAAPIDGGWREIDTVEDLHAVNAGWQSQDTPA; via the coding sequence ATGAGAGCGATCATCATCGCTGCCGGACGTGGCAGCCGCCTGCAACATCATACCGACGAGCGCCCCAAGTGCATGGTTCGCGTTGGCGAGCGCTCGATCCTCGATCATCAGCTGGAGGCCTACCGCGCCCACGGCGTCGATGACCTGCACATCATCCGCGGCTACCTGGCCGAGCGCCTGGTGGTCCCCGGCGCGACCTACCATCACAACGCCCGCTGGCCGGAGAATAACATCCTCCAGTCGCTCTTCTGCGCCGAGGAGGCCATCGAAGGCCCCCTGCTCATCTCCTACTCCGATATCGTCTTCGGCCCGCCGGTGGTCAAAGCCGCGCTGAGCACCGAGCACGACATCACCCTGGTCATCGACCGTCAGTGGCACCGGGCCTACCAGGGTCGCCACGACCACCCCGTCGAGCAGGCCGAGCTTGCCAGGGTCGACCAGGGCCTGGTGCGCCGGGTGGGCAAACACGTCGGCCCCGAAGGCGCCCTGGGCGAATTCATCGGCCTGACCTACCTCAGCGAGCGCGGCGCGCACCAGCTGCGGGAGGCCTTTGCACGGGTTCGCCAGCGCCTGGATCTCGACGCGATCTTCCGCAATCAGCGCACCTTCCAGAAAGCCTACCTCTGCGACCTCTTCGAAGAGCTCATCGACCAGGGCGTGTCCATCGGCGCGGCCCCCATCGACGGCGGCTGGCGTGAGATCGACACGGTGGAAGACCTCCACGCGGTCAACGCCGGCTGGCAGTCCCAGGACACCCCGGCATGA
- a CDS encoding rhomboid family intramembrane serine protease, whose product MNDGPKEHAPDALPSPEEERSDLRIPMVAPSLITRSFATLLGALCFGVWLLLGEAESLLATELPPLASLAPLAVALVAIGLRKLWLPSQAQTIVFGETTLTLPRSSTSRRADTLSYQDLRTAVPLVVRREPALVLDSANRTYIYTASDFNHPETWRLVWAELLERVRAGQGGPEHLSRMRALAELCQEITGKRAWFTPRLLVVLAIAFAAQSFLTPPVEVLKHLYAGANSALLVFDQGQIFRVFTANLLHGGLIHLGFNAMGLLFLGTYLERLFGLAPTILLTLATALAGAIASLLGSDALFSVGISTALFGLLGAYLALHLRFGAQLPPPYRQTRRWWITVLALNTAVSVLLPVIDAWGHFGGLLAGLALGLLLLGRQRHFEPPRASATWINLSAAGLVAAYTLAVFFAIHYATGEHPEDEALLAHAMADDADKAALAIESAAQWADYPERRPDAHTYLSTMLTRARAHTDDPYLIWRATTTLRQLAEDLPSPEERRAQELEALGAFERFVRSQPSDDPELRATLAYESFTFEQRYETFVNPDGLSPQRVDWNPETREITWQATSALDVPARYYVLAGAQGQARLLLEGCAPAGAQHRRPAPDAMQSDDVLFLVMSVEDPSCHREDWQLYPLSPESD is encoded by the coding sequence ATGAATGACGGCCCAAAAGAGCACGCCCCCGACGCTCTCCCCTCCCCGGAAGAGGAGCGCAGCGACCTCCGCATCCCGATGGTCGCCCCGAGTCTGATCACGCGCTCGTTTGCGACCCTGCTGGGCGCGCTCTGCTTTGGCGTCTGGCTGCTCCTTGGCGAGGCCGAATCCCTGCTCGCCACCGAACTTCCGCCGCTGGCCTCGCTGGCCCCGCTGGCGGTGGCCCTGGTGGCCATCGGGCTGCGCAAGCTCTGGCTTCCCTCCCAGGCTCAGACGATCGTCTTCGGGGAAACCACCCTCACCCTGCCCCGCAGCAGCACCTCGCGCCGGGCCGATACCCTCTCCTACCAGGACCTACGCACCGCCGTGCCCCTGGTGGTGCGCCGAGAGCCGGCGCTGGTCCTGGACAGCGCCAATCGCACCTACATCTACACCGCCTCCGACTTCAACCACCCGGAAACCTGGCGCCTGGTCTGGGCCGAACTCCTGGAACGCGTGCGCGCTGGCCAGGGCGGCCCCGAACACCTGTCGCGGATGCGCGCGCTTGCCGAACTCTGCCAGGAGATCACCGGGAAACGCGCCTGGTTTACCCCCCGATTGCTGGTCGTGCTGGCCATCGCCTTTGCCGCCCAGAGCTTTCTGACCCCGCCAGTCGAGGTGCTCAAACACCTCTATGCCGGGGCCAACTCCGCCCTGCTGGTCTTTGACCAGGGACAGATCTTTCGGGTGTTCACCGCCAACCTCCTCCACGGCGGGCTGATACACCTGGGCTTCAACGCCATGGGGCTCCTCTTTCTGGGCACTTACCTGGAGCGCCTCTTCGGACTGGCCCCCACGATCCTGCTGACGCTGGCCACGGCCCTGGCCGGCGCCATCGCCTCGCTGCTGGGCTCCGACGCGCTCTTCTCCGTGGGGATCTCCACCGCCCTCTTCGGCCTGCTGGGCGCCTATCTGGCGCTGCACCTGCGCTTTGGCGCCCAACTTCCCCCGCCCTACCGCCAGACCCGGCGCTGGTGGATCACGGTTCTGGCGCTCAACACCGCGGTCTCCGTCCTGCTCCCGGTGATCGACGCCTGGGGCCACTTCGGCGGCCTGCTCGCAGGGCTGGCGCTCGGGCTGCTCCTGCTCGGCCGCCAGCGCCACTTTGAACCGCCACGCGCAAGCGCCACCTGGATCAACCTGAGCGCCGCCGGCCTGGTGGCGGCCTACACCCTGGCCGTCTTCTTCGCCATCCACTACGCCACTGGCGAGCACCCCGAAGACGAAGCGCTCCTGGCCCACGCCATGGCCGACGATGCCGACAAAGCGGCCCTGGCCATTGAGAGCGCCGCGCAATGGGCCGACTACCCCGAACGCCGCCCCGACGCACACACCTACCTCTCGACCATGCTCACCCGCGCGCGCGCCCACACCGACGATCCCTACCTGATCTGGCGCGCCACCACGACTCTGCGCCAGCTCGCCGAGGACCTCCCCTCCCCCGAGGAGCGCCGCGCCCAGGAGCTGGAAGCGCTGGGCGCCTTCGAGCGTTTTGTGCGCTCTCAACCCTCCGACGACCCGGAGCTTCGTGCCACGCTGGCCTACGAGAGCTTCACGTTTGAGCAACGCTACGAAACCTTCGTCAATCCCGACGGGCTCTCGCCACAGCGGGTCGATTGGAACCCCGAGACTCGCGAGATCACCTGGCAGGCCACGTCCGCGCTCGACGTCCCCGCGCGCTACTACGTCCTTGCCGGCGCTCAGGGCCAGGCGCGCCTGCTCCTGGAAGGCTGCGCCCCGGCCGGTGCCCAACACCGTCGCCCGGCCCCCGATGCGATGCAATCCGACGACGTCCTCTTTCTCGTCATGAGCGTGGAGGATCCGAGCTGCCACCGGGAAGACTGGCAGCTCTACCCGCTGAGCCCCGAAAGCGACTAA
- a CDS encoding TadE/TadG family type IV pilus assembly protein, with amino-acid sequence MSESHALPPQHTPDKASRGAATLASHLTSAAGHLVGVCVVFVASWMLLTSAETRDLTVEALRHGLLAQIKFEIWIQLGLSACTWAMGVIAYRGFMASRQRQPRLVKARGTVIVETLIIFPVFLLLLMGLLQLTINNTAGILTTLAAYNAGRTAAIWHPEAEVGRNGVNQGMVRDKARVAAAVAVTPVAPSDFMYSMGSCTNKSTQTLDPKIESMTMGGHVTDVSLHAKAHGNREHLSIANAFDRSSFLSRGQRKLNFAYCATDVSYTTSGTKVTARVEYQHQNAMPMVERIFGDFRTVAGRAAFYSTMVREYTTTLQIPPLDNAPGW; translated from the coding sequence ATGTCCGAATCACATGCCCTACCGCCTCAGCATACGCCTGACAAAGCGTCGCGCGGCGCCGCCACACTCGCCAGCCACCTGACCAGCGCCGCGGGCCACCTGGTCGGTGTCTGCGTGGTCTTTGTGGCCTCCTGGATGCTGCTGACCAGCGCGGAAACCCGCGACCTCACCGTGGAAGCGCTGCGCCACGGACTTCTGGCTCAGATCAAATTCGAGATCTGGATTCAACTCGGGTTAAGCGCCTGCACCTGGGCCATGGGCGTGATTGCCTATCGCGGGTTTATGGCCTCCCGACAGCGCCAGCCCCGGCTGGTCAAAGCCCGCGGGACCGTGATCGTCGAAACGCTGATTATTTTCCCGGTCTTTTTGCTCCTGCTGATGGGACTGCTTCAGCTGACCATCAACAACACCGCGGGCATCTTGACCACGCTGGCCGCCTACAACGCCGGGCGCACCGCCGCCATCTGGCACCCCGAAGCCGAAGTGGGCCGCAACGGCGTCAACCAGGGCATGGTCCGCGACAAAGCCCGCGTGGCCGCGGCCGTGGCCGTCACTCCGGTGGCCCCCTCCGATTTCATGTACAGCATGGGAAGCTGCACCAATAAGAGCACCCAGACCCTGGATCCCAAAATCGAATCCATGACCATGGGTGGGCACGTCACCGACGTCTCCCTGCACGCCAAGGCTCACGGCAACCGCGAGCACCTGAGCATCGCCAATGCCTTTGACCGCAGCTCCTTTTTGTCGCGCGGCCAGCGGAAGCTCAACTTTGCCTACTGCGCCACCGACGTCTCCTACACCACCAGCGGCACCAAGGTCACTGCGCGGGTGGAGTATCAACACCAGAACGCCATGCCCATGGTCGAGCGCATCTTCGGCGACTTCCGCACCGTGGCCGGCCGCGCAGCCTTTTATTCGACGATGGTCCGCGAATACACCACCACCCTGCAGATTCCCCCGCTGGATAACGCGCCTGGCTGGTGA